A window of Eubalaena glacialis isolate mEubGla1 chromosome 11, mEubGla1.1.hap2.+ XY, whole genome shotgun sequence genomic DNA:
acagATGTATGCATTCCCTTGAGCTTTCATATATATCACAACCTgcctttaagaaaatatataccaTATGAGGTGATAGTGTTTTTCTTTGATATACCGAATCTAAATATATACCGACTCACCTATTTGGGTGAGTGATTGTGGTGAGGTGTGGCACCCCTTCCCCcagcaaaaatacataaatatatacagctTCTATATTTTAAGGATTCTGAGGATTTTTTTACCCCCCCCCCTCCGCCAGAGAcaccctttaaaaaataacacttaTAGCTACAAGGAAGGAATTTTCCGGGCAGCTTTGGGCTAGGAAGAGGACGATATTtggaaagaaattagaaattcCTTTTAAGATTATAACACAGTGGACAATGTCAGCCAGTCTTTGCTGCCTGTACCCTTgtaatggcattttaaaattcaattaagtGGTTATTTTTTCTGCCATTTACTAGATTTCATGCTTGAATGCGtatcagtatttttttctccttttaaaaattaacactaaAAGGGTATGTTTTTGTCCCCCCACTCTCCATTTAATCGTTTCACTcgagaaaaggaaaagcaaatgagAAAGGGAGATTGTAACATTGTAATTGATGCTAGTTTATTCAGCTATTTATGCCTTAAGGTGAGAAGGAAGTTCTGTTGAGATGCAATTTGAGTCCAAAATGGTGGTgccttaaaatgataaataaaggtCTTAATTGATTGTGTTGTTGTTTTCTGGGCAACATGTATCTTCTTCCCGCTATAATCTGAGATATTTAAAAGCATTATACTCAGAGGTAAATTTGTCTCGCCTTTTGAGCTTTTGGACtctaaaacaataagaaaaccatCACCAAAAAATTAAGTTGATAAATGGAGTGTTCGTGTCTGGGTGTcgatattttaaatagtttagaTATGTTACATGATTTTTGGTCTCTTGCATATTACATAATTTGGTGTGTTGTGATGAATATTTATGATGAACATGACTAAATATAGGGTTATGTTGGAAAAGCAATACCTCCCCCCGATGGCATTAACTTTTTTGTAAGTTCTCCAAAATATATCTTccaatttaacaaacatttaatggGTGCTTGCTTTTTGCACCATTTTTTAGCCATGCATTCCATTAAATAAGAATAGTAGGTAAAATTAtatatgccttttaaaattttacaaggaAGAAAGCCTATAGGCTATACTTTCTTACTACTAATAGATGTTTATCTTCTAGGTTGGAATTGGGCAGAGATTAGACACCTTTTTAGGCAGGTGTTCTTGAGTACCACTGACAACACGGTTCTCAGAGTATTTCATGATAGTAAgtatgttttatcattttggttgtTAATTTGATTTGAACTGTAATTAGCTGGAAACAAAATTGTAACTGATTTATATTGGAGATTCCTGATAGAATGAATGCCTTTCAAGGCCAGACAGTACCTCTCCTCATTCctgttgctttcttctttttaggTACTTGCATATATTAAGTGTTTCCTCTGGGTCCTTCAGAGTTGTCCAGGCTACAGGGTAAAAAGCTGTCCCAGCTCTCAAGAGGCTATCTGTTTAGCTGGTAGGGCTTTAGTCAAATTGAATACTTAGAGGCAAATTATGTGTGGAACAGAAAATGCTGGTTCTAAGGGTAGCACAAGTGAAAAGAGAGGTGTGGTGGGCTTGGTAGTTGGGAATGTCATGGAGGGAGCCTGCAGGGTTCGAactgagccttgaaggatgagtgGGGTTGGATAGGTGCAGGCTGTCACCAGAAGCAAAAGCCTGAAGGTAGGGGTGAGTGACTTATGTTTAGTGGCTGGGCAGTAGATCTGCATGGTCCAGGTGGGGATTTCACAGGATAATCTAGTGAAGAGATACCATGTGACCTGTCTGGATACTTAATCTTGAATCTGATACTACATCTGTAACATTAGGCACAGTCACAACTTCCTTGAGACATGATTGCCTCACTcctaaaacaaaagaacaaaaacaaaagaacaaaagaacctGGTGATCCCTaaataaggtttttttaaaaaatcagccctGAAGATAGAGTTGGAAACCAGTTTAGTTAGGTTAAATAGGGGAACCACTCATGTAAAGCCATGAAATGGTTTGGATTTGATGCGGAAGACTTTTAGAACCATTATAGGTTCAAGAGCTATAGAAGCAATGTTTCAGTGAGATTAGTCTTAAAACTACATGTACCCAGGTAGGTTGGATAGTAATCCAGTGGAAATAGAAAAGGAAGGGCATATCCAGAAAACATTTAAACAGATTAGGTAGATCTTGGAGGAGATAGAAGAACCTAAGATGACACTGGTATAATTAGCCTGGAAGAGTAGAGAGATGGCATTATTAACAATGGAATTGCAACAGTTCAAAAGGAGTTCTTATCCATTGCCTCCttgcaggggatgggggaggtgaATTTCATTTTCCAGTATCTTAAGTTTGCAGTGGTGGGATATCAGACATATTCTACAGGCCTGGCTTGCTTGGGTGGCAGTCATGATATAGTTGTAGATGTAGGACTTATGAGcataaaaatgatatttaatgAGTTTATTAAGAAAgtaagggaagaaagagaaaacgaTTGTTGGTTAAAACTAACAAGTAGGGTGTGGGAAGGAAAGACTATTGCTTTGGAAATCAAGGGAGAAGAGAATTCCAAGCATAAATGTGGGGTCAGCAGTGGCCAGCACTACAAAGAACAGTCAAGTAGGTTGAAGGCAAGATCTTTGCCAACTTTTGAGAGCAGTTTCAGTATCATGTTGGGATGGAAAAGCACATGTCACAGAGTTTCAATAGGAATGAAGAGGTGTGTAAGGACTGTCAGGGTGAGGATGAGCCAGACAGAGTGTGGAGCAGAATTAAGGTTGTATGTGTCTATATGTACTTCGGTGTGTTTAATGAGGGAGACTaagcatgtttattttattttattttttaaacttatttatttatttatttatggctgtgttgggtcttcgtttctgtgcgagggcttcctccagttgaggcaagcgggggccactcttcatcgcggtgcgcgggcctctcaccatcgcggcctctcttgttgcggagcacaggctccagacgcgcaggctcagtagttgtggctcacgggcctagccgctccgcggcatgcgggatcctcccagaccagggctcgaacccgtgtcccctgcattagcaggcagattcccaaccactgcgccaccagggaagccctaagcatGTTTAAGGAAGAATGAAGAAGCTGGTACTAGAGATGAGGAATCTTTGTATTATTCCTTATCCTCAAAGAGATAAAAAGGAATTGATCCATAGAACGGGTGAAAGGGGTCATGTAAGAGAGAAAACTTTTTATGCCTGGGAAGAATATGAGAACTGTATTTGAAGGGACAGTAATAATACTAGGGTACATTTACTGAGTTCTTACTGTGTATCATGCACTTTGCTAAGTGCTTTTTATACAATACCTTCACTTCTCATAgcaatttcattttgaaaatggggAAGTTAATATTGTCCTTGCTTGAGAAGCATCTTTGAAGGTTTTTAACATACAATCAGTAGACTCAGAATTTAGAGGACAAATTAAAGACGTAGGCTTAAGGACTATTTGAAAAACTATCAGGAACAAATACTGTAAAGCACTTTGCATCTGAGACTCTGGACTTGGGTCTCATTTAGGGTgccaccttgggcaagtcattagcCTCACAtgacctcaattttctcacctgcTTCATGGGGTCATGAACGTTGCATAAGGTATTTAGAAAGTGCTCAAAAATGTTAAACGTATTAAAGAGGGCACTACTTATCACATTTGTGCAACAGATTATTAGTATAGTTAAGATACTGCTACATCAAaaaattatagaataaaatttaCTAGCTTAGACAGCTGACCATTTGTTTCACATAATATTTTAGAGAACAATATTATCAGTTAAACTAAATACTTAGAATAGTCAATAAAATCAATTTAATGGGATTTAACTACTCTTTGTCCATATTTCTCAGTTCCCTTGGATCTAATGATTGATCATTTTACCCATTCTCATCATTATCCTACATGCTCTTTCCTCTTTGTTGTCTGGATGGAATCCAATACTTTGGGGTCTCTGTTCTTACCAGGCTTGTAAGTATCACAGCTGGACATATTGATTCCACTAAACATTTCTGGTCACCAACTTCAGCTAGGCTCTTTGCATCCTCCCAGCACTCCTGTTCCCTTCCTTTTGCATTCTCTGGGGAAAGCCATCTGTCTCCCCAGCTGTAAGAATCCCAGCATTATCCTTGGTTCTTCCTCCAGCTCTTATTCAGTCAGCCACCAAGTCTGTTGATTTTACCAATGAAAAAGCTCTGTGGCCTCGGCTTCTGCTGTCCAGTGCTGCTGTCCTGTTGATACTGGGAATGTTCATCATCTTTCCTGAACTCATGCCCTGAATGCAGCATTGTAGCCCTTCCTGGACTTCTGCCCCCATTCTTGCTCCCCTCCAGTCCACTTTCTACACTGGACTGTAGCCAGAGTGatgtttttgaaaagaaatctgaTTTGCATTCTTCTGCTAAAACTCTCCTTTGATTTACGCTTGTCCACAAGGTACTGCTTGATCCCGCCTCTGCTTAGCTCATTCCAGTCCGCCAGTACTacttctcagtttcctttgcctggaacatTCTTGCCCCATCCTTCTTTGACTGATTGCTGTTCATCTTTCAGTCTCAGTTTAAACGTCATTTTCTTAAGACAGCCTTCCTTGACTCTTTAGACTAGTGAGGTTCCTTATGGAATAAACTCCCAAAGCATATaacaaaacatctttattttccttAGCACTGGGCACTAGTAATTAGTtaattatttgtaattatttaataactatatataacatttactgagtactccTATTGTACTATGGTAGGTCTTTACATGGTAAGTACTATTCTCGCCCCACTTGCCAGTAAGTAGCAGGGAATTCAAACCAGGtgatctgattccagagcctgtgcCTTGGAAATACTAGTAGGCTGCGctccccaccccgtccccctGACCCCAGTTTACGTAACATTTGTCTTCTCTGCAAGATGAGGACAGAGACCTTGTCTTTGTTGTTGACCTATGACGTTGTCGGCACATAGCAGAGACTTGATAAATACAGGGTGCTTACTCGGTAAATATTTGTTCACTGGCTTACAATCTACAATctattttgtaaattttcatAGGAAGTTTTAGACCTAGAAAAAGCCTTTGGGATGTATCTAGCAAGTTACCCCCCtcatttcttatatatatatataggaggaTAGCTAGCGTATGGTAAGCATCAAAGATGAGGCTAGCTTGTTGAATGGAAGATTCTAAGAGCCTTGGGGATTCCAAGATGGGAACACTGATTTTTGGCTTACAGAATAGGGTAAATCAGAAAGATTTCAGGAGGATGGGTGAACACTGGGATTAAAGTATGGGGCAGGATTTTAATGGTAGAAAGATAGAAGAGAGGAAGACAGGAGTGGTGAAATGACAGAAAAGCTAAAACTTGCAGAACCAAAGACACATACAGCTAAGCAGATGACATGTGGCTTATCTTcaaatgagggagggtgagatcTGACATCTCCTGAGTACGCTATGTGCCAAACTCTGTCCTTAGCAGGTTTCTAGTCTTTAATTCCAACAACTCTATGAAATACTTTCAGAAGTAATTTTTAGAAGACTGAGGTTTAGAGGCTAACGTTCTTAATCCAGGTGATAAACTTGCTGCTAATTCCAGTGCATGACAAGATAATGTGAGTTAAACTTTTTGCCTTTAATActttttttacattatatttataaattaattaatctctCAGATCACGGTTATTACAACAGGGTCTTGCTCATCAGCTAATTTAAAAAGACTCAGGCTATCCTGTGGACATTGATTTAGCAAAGGATTTCTGTAACCGCCTCCACCCCCCCCTTCCCAAAAAAACAAACTGTATTTGTTTCTTAGTTGTAGGCTTTTAACCACTTTGGTCCTGTCTCCTGCACCTTGATCTCCCCTAGGGCATTGTAAAAACCAATCCATTCACAGCTATCCTAATTGACCTCTCTTTCATGGCTAATAAATCCATCGTCATATCTATTAAAGACTACTCTCCTAGTATCTTTATAGCATTTTAGGATCAAAATAgcattttatatttggaaaatgctTCATACATATATTAGCTGTTTAAGATGGGGAAGGtgaaattattatttccattttatatagaaatacatttaACCGGTAGGGATGTTTGTTTTCAGGGATCAATAAGAGAGTCTAAATCAGAGCTCACTGACTGTTGTTTACCTCCTCTTAGAGGGCACTAAGAAGCATCATAAATAGGTACCCTGTACTTTcacaaattattaaaagtaagtGAATTCTATTCTCTACCCCCTTAAAACAGCTATATAAATTATGGCAATGTATCTGTATTTACAATTAAATTAGATACCACAGTCAACAGATGCATCAAAGAAATGCCATGTTATTGAAGACTTGGAAACTAGCCTGGTATTTTAGTATTAGGTAAAAATCCAACAGAGATGGAAAGGAAGAGGTGTTACATAAGGACTCAAATATCGCAGTTAATAACATTAAGTTTGTGCTGGGTCCTGGGCCTTGATAAACATTTAGGATCAACTGTCTCTTCTTGATTTGGCCTGAAAGCGTATATAAATTACACTTAATTTTTGCTATGCTTTTTATTCAGATAATGCATTCAAAATTTTTCCATCCACAATTTTCCATCCAGTCCCTTATTGTTTTGAATAgtattatttgcaaagcagaaagacTTCCAGGATTTGCCATGTTGGAATGGAGACAGTTCAGGGCTTATGGgtcacccccaccccgcccagatTTTCCCTCTTAGAAATCGTTTACCTCTGAGTAAAATTAAgcagggttttatttttattttggctgtgccgcgtggcttcagggaatctcagttccctaacccacagcagtgaaagcgtgaaatcctaaccactagaccaccagggaattcccagggttcttttaaaatagtcattttaaCTCTCATTTTTGTCTGTGGttatcattttcctatttttatatgCAGATTTCCAAGCTCCCTgacccctccttttcttttttccttaacgAGTCAAAAGTCTGAGGGTAGGGGGAGAGAAAATTAACCTTTGACTAGACTTAGGGGCGATAAGCTTGTTCAGAATGGGGGTGCACTTTCGGGTTGTGTGGGCACAGGACTGTGCAGGGAGCCCGTGTGCTTCTTGTACCAAACAGCAGTTTAAACCAGGATATTGTCTCTTGTGGAACTTCTGTGAGATGGCAAAGAGAGTTTGCAGCAAGAGCAAAAAAGTTCGTGTAGGAATATCTGGCTTTAGCAGGAGAGCTGAACAGGCTGGATATAGGTGAGTAACTACTAAGCTGATATTGGCTCTGCTTGTCATTACAGAGATAAATTAGGTTGTAAGTCAGGGTTGCCTATACTATATTTGATGATGATGCAATTGAAAAGAAAGAcgtgtgtgttttaaattcatttccttgttttgtttcCCCGTTGGTCTTAGGCTTATCGCTTAATAGAGGGTGAATAGGGGAATCTTGAATCATTGGCAAATTATCAAAAGGTTTCCAAATcaagaaatatgttttcttttagtaagCTTAAGGCTATGAAAAATGTAACTGACTCATCCTATGACAGTTTATGAGCACTAAATCTATTATGTAGTTTTTAGACAAGTTTTATTGAAGATTATTGAAAGCTTTTTTTCCTCATAGATGGATGGTGACAGTTCCACCACAGATGCTTCTCAACTAGGAATTTCTGCAGACTATATTGGAGGAAGTCATTATGTTATACAGCCTCATGATGGTAAGAAAGCCACAATTAGAAACAAATTCACAAGTTGGAACAAATTAGAAAGTGGAAATTTTATTGATGTGATGTTCTAGGTTACTTTTGTCTTTACAGGAAAATTAGCACTCTTGTGTCACAGTTTAGTGATAGTCTAAAAAGGTAtactttgctatttttattagaaatagtCTTCAAAAGAATGACGGGTTTTAGAAAAGAATTCTATAAAAGTATGCCTTTTTAAAGCTGGTACAGTTTCTTTAATGATTTGTTATTGATTTCCTACTTAAGTATTAAATATGGCGAATTCTTACTCAATTGATAAACTGAGTAGTTCTTTAGAGGGTGGTTGCTAGCTATTATATTTCTAGTACTTATAAACAGACttagttttggtttttattcAATATTAAGTTTTAACTATGTAGTAGAATGGCAGTATTATGTTGGCCTATCAGAAAAAATTTGCTTTTGTGGCATTCTGATGTGTAAGATTAAAAAACACTAAGATATATTTTTGTAGAAGGCAGTTGGGGGTAGGTGATTATTTACTTCATCCTAAAACAGATATTCAAACAAGTTAATTTTGATAACATcattttaaacatgtaaaaatgtaaaCTGAATCAACTTAAGTACCTTTCGtatttaatacatatattaataaaagagTGGGAAGTTTACTTACAGGATACTGCATTTAATCATAAAAGGATATTATTTGTACTATGAAAGCTTCAGTTATATCTAAAAATTTACTTTCTGTAAGAACATTGGATTACTGCTATAGCTTTGTTCAAAAACTGTTACTACATTAGTGGTAATCCAATTGGGTTAGTAATATTCAAGTCCAGTTTTTCCATTCTGTATAAACTTGGCTTTGGATAAACACACACCACACCCTTTTAATCTTGTTATATGCATGGAGCCATAGATCATAGTCTCTTCTATTTTATAGCTAAGTTATGTAACATATTTATGAGCACCTCCTCTGTTGGAGGTGCTGTACCAAGTCCTAGGAAGGACACAAAGCTGATCCCTGGACTCAGGTAGCAAAAATCTAAGAGGGGGAATGAGAAATAAGGATTATAAAATGTGTTAAGAGAAGAGACACAAAGAAGCACTTGTTTGTGATATTTTGTGAAAGGAGAGATCACttctgaaggtgctgtggagatgTATTTGAGCTTTTTGGAGAATGGGTAGGTAGGATTTAGTAGGCAGAGTTGAGGATAAGAGTATTCTAGGCAGTGGGTTTGAAATTAATGAGGAGGGTCAGTTATGGCCCTGAGAAAATTGTGAAAAGAACTGCTATCCTAATCCCTAAAAACGATTAGGAAATCAACCAGAATGTTTCTTATCTTAGATTGTTTTAGGTAGTCTTCTCTATCTTGAAGGAAAAATTATGAGAAGCTATAAACCTGTTATTTTTACTTAGATACTGAGGACAGCATGAATGATCATGAAGACACAAACGGTTCAAAAGAAAGTTTTAGAGAACAAGATATATATCTTCCAATTGCAAATGTTGCAAGGATAATGAAAAATGCCATACCTCAAACGGGAAAGGTAATGCTGAGGAGAAATTtaactgggttttgtttttcaggggtggggaggggggaatgtAAAACTACATGAACACATATTTCATGAATATAGTTAGCTGTTGATTTCAGTCATTCAGCCTTTCAGCAAAACACATATTTCAGTTGTACACACTTGGTTACTGAGCGGTGTTCCAGTTTCAGCTCTCTCATGTCCCTCAGTGCTCCCGCTCCCCCACTTGCTGGAAGCAGATAAAACAGAATTAAGAATCgttttaaaaataagtgcatTGTCAGAACTATCAGGTTTTGGGCATATGAAGTTGTAACTTCCATATTGTTGCAGCAAAATTGGATCATGTTGGGCTGATGGATGTAGTAAggattttccccccaaatctgtATGTTTGGAAACTTTctctataattataaatattaacataCATTTAATTCAACtggcatgattttttaaagtagttttgtCTTGTGAGAGAAATAATTGTATAAACAGTTACTTATAACAGCTTTTAAAAACTCATTGTCACTCTACTTATCACTTGGTCTGAACTGAAGTCCACACTTTGTATATTGTTTTGTATTGCATAATAAGCTTTCTCTCGTTTTATTGTAGCTTAGAAAATACTTATGAAAGTAATAAAGCTTACGaagaaatacattattaaaatatatcactGAGTCTAGAAGTTCCAATTTGAGTGGTCCTCCTTatgttttaaggggaaaaaagcacaACTGCTGATAATTGCTTACTAGGCTAGGCCTGCGCTGCCTGGTACtgtggccactagccacatgtggttattgagcacttgaaatgttggCCGAATGAATTGATATGTgctgtaaatgtaaaacataCCCCAGATTTTGAAGGCTTAGtataaaaaaaaggataaagagatctcaatttttaaaatgttttttaaattgaagtatagttgatttacagtatttaaaatatctcaatttttaaatggattctgtgtttaaatgataatattttaaatttactagGTTAAgcaaaatatattgaaattaatttcactttttttttttttagcatagctGCTGGAACATCTAAAGTTATGTATCCAGCTCAGGTTATATTATCTTGTTTGACTGCATTTATGCAGTAACTCTTGTTACTTTTCACCAGGATGTAAAATAGGCATGGAGGTGAAAGACAGTATGTTTCAGCAAGGATTTTGTCATTCTGTTAGAAGTGGCTTTGGAATTGCATGATATAGTCTATTAGAGTTTCACTTTCAAACCCTAGACCACTAAGTGAAGAGTTGTTTTTATAATGAGATGGCAGGTGTGTGCTTCTTTTGGTAGGCTTTTTCATAAACTCAGAACGTATTCTGGACACTTTGTatctttattaataaaaatgtcaCCAGATGTCATTATTTCACTCCCTTGTAAGCCTTACAGTGAATTTAgtgtttagtttgtttttaaaaactttctggtGTCCTCATTGGTGGAAATGCCAGGGCAGAGAAGCGGTACCTAAGTCTAGCCCACAGTACACTCCAGACATAACAGGATTGATTTTCTTGGGGCACTTGGTTAGTaggagttttcatctttttgggGTGGTAGGGTCATCCAGTAGTTGCTTTTATACCTAAACTCTGTTTTCTGTGAACAGTTGTCAAGGCTTCTCTCATTTGTATTTGAGTTTTCAGTCTCACTCAATGAGGGTTGGAATTTTGATAGCATACGTTACGTCACTGTTAGCAGCATATACTTTGAAGATTAAAGGTTAACAGTCATAAACTGAAATTTATATTCTTCTGAATAGCCTTTTATTTTTGCAGGTTGTTAGGAAAGTGGTGGTTATATTCCCTGCAGATTTACCTATGACTTTTCTCTTCAGATTGCAAAAGATGCCAAAGAATGTGTTCAAGAATGTGTAAGTGAGTTCATCAGCTTTATAACATCTGAAGCAAGTGAACGATGCCATCAAGAGAAACGGAAGACAATCAATGGAGAAGATATTCTCTTTGCCATGTCTACCTTAGGCTTCGACAGTTATGTAGAACCTCTGAAATTATACCTTCAGAAGTTCAGAGAGGTAAGTAAAGTGTCTCCcattatgtttttaagaaaataagatacactattcactttttactttttaaatgtattaatcatTTCTCAGAAGTATGTAATCACTTATATTACTGAACTTAAATAGgaagtcctttcttttttcctttgtttattacTAATGACAGCATAGTTGTGTAATGAttcagagcatggactctggattTAGACCACCTGGATGCTgaactctgtgaccctgggcagacTATTTAAGTACTTTAGgccttggtttccttgtctgtagaATGAggctaataataatagtacccacctcacAGAGTTACTGAGAGAACTAAGTAAAATAATCCATGTACAGCCCTTGGCTTGGCACATACAGAGTGCTCGATAATGTTAGCACATGCTGTAATTGTTACTAATTTAAAAGAGGTAGCATCTCAAAGCTTGGGGCCTTTTAGATAAGAAAAAGGGAATTATAACTATATCCTTTTCTTACTATTGATTGAATTCTTCTACATTtcctgtttggtttttctttgcatgtggtatgaattttgtgaaaatgaattGAGATCAGCATATTTATTTCTACACTCCAACTTGGGTGTCAGATCCACATTGctttcaaaatactttctcaaTGTCTGTAGTGTTAGAATCCCATTAAATTAGTGATATCTGCACAGAATGACTAAAGTAGGAAGAGAATGTGTAAATTCTTTACAGAACTTTTCCAAATCTTCAGCATCATTAGAACCTGAGAGTGGACAGAAACTTAGAGGTCTTTGATCCAAACTGTAATTTCGATTTAGGAATTTTAAACTCCAAACTGGCTGCTATAGTGCTGGCCGAGAGCTGCATGTATAGTTAAATGATAACTTGGATCACTTGTAGTAGATCCGCAAGCTGGgtatttacagtttttgcagactacttcatctgtaaatagacttctcttttccttttggtgtAGTGtggaataactttatttttactcataaatattttagattttctagGTCATTACTAACACTGTCTTGTGATGACTACTGCATATATAACAGCATTTTGAAGGACCTTTCCATATGTTATTAACCAGAAGCATTAATAAATACTCTGTATTTTGTAATAATAGAAGCTCCTAATTTTAGGAAATAAGTAAGCATCCTCATTTAGGAAacaggttgttgttgttgttttgaataCAGTGATTGCTTGTTTGATTTCCCTTCCTCAGGCtatgaaaggagagaaaggaattgGTGGAGCAGTCACAGCTACGGATGGACTAAGTGAAGAGCTTACAGAGGAGGCATTTAG
This region includes:
- the NFYB gene encoding nuclear transcription factor Y subunit beta — translated: MIMDGDSSTTDASQLGISADYIGGSHYVIQPHDDTEDSMNDHEDTNGSKESFREQDIYLPIANVARIMKNAIPQTGKIAKDAKECVQECVSEFISFITSEASERCHQEKRKTINGEDILFAMSTLGFDSYVEPLKLYLQKFREAMKGEKGIGGAVTATDGLSEELTEEAFTNQLPAGLITADGQQQNVMVYTTSYQQISGVQQIQFS